A genomic stretch from Mycosarcoma maydis chromosome 3, whole genome shotgun sequence includes:
- a CDS encoding Dihydroorotase → MSVQEITIPAPADFHVHLRQGKMSELVTPHVAEGGVSLAYVMPNLVPPITSTQQAMEYLERLRALAPQTMFVGTLYLSPDLTPAEIAKAAQNGVRGVKSYPRGVTTNSDSGIEDYETYYPIFEEMQKHDMVLNLHGELPSNADAGICVLNAEEKFLTHLFKIHGEFPKLKIVLEHATTRKAVEAVKQCGDTVGCTITPHHLELIVDDWAGKPLNFCKPVAKYPDDRQALRDVIRQGHPRFFLGSDSAPHPLANKYPSAVTHGAPGTKASASGSDHLEATGVVSCGCAAGVYTSSILVPLCATLLEAFGALDQLANYVSINGRNFYGYNDDQHAKHGSIKLRKVRSRSSISPAAATVPAVYVHPEFREVPDSDASKVQVVPFWAGKCLGWEIVRS, encoded by the coding sequence ATGTCAGTACAAGAGATCACGATTCCGGCGCCGGCCGATTTTCACGTGCATCTGCGACAAGGAAAGATGTCGGAGCTCGTCACCCCGCACGTCGCCGAGGGAGGCGTCTCGCTTGCATATGTTATGCCCAACCTTGTACCTCCGATCACATCGACACAGCAAGCGATGGAATACCTCGAGCGCTTGCGAGCGCTTGCTCCTCAGACCATGTTCGTCGGCACGCTGTATCTATCGCCTGACTTGACGCCGGCGGAAATCGCCAAGGCGGCTCAGAATGGTGTCCGAGGTGTCAAGAGCTATCCTCGTGGAGTCACTACGAACTCGGACAGCGGCATCGAGGATTACGAGACCTACTATCCCATCTTTGAAGAGATGCAGAAACACGATATGGTCCTCAACTTGCACGGCGAGCTTCCTTCGAATGCAGACGCGGGCATCTGCGTGTTGAATGCCGAGGAAAAGTTTTTGACGCACCTGTTCAAGATCCACGGTGAATTTcccaagctcaagatcgtGCTGGAGCATGCGACCACCAGGAAGGCGGTCGAAGCCGTCAAGCAGTGTGGCGACACAGTGGGCTGTACCATCACACCGCATcacctcgagctcatcgtGGATGACTGGGCGGGCAAGCCACTCAACTTTTGCAAGCCAGTCGCCAAATATCCCGATGACCGACAGGCGTTGCGCGACGTCATTCGCCAAGGTCATCctcgcttcttcctcggctCAGATTCGGCGCCGCACCCGTTGGCTAACAAGTATCCTTCCGCAGTCACACATGGCGCTCCTGGAACCAAAGCTTCTGCATCTGGCAGCGATCACCTCGAAGCTACTGGTGTCGTCTCGTGTGGTTGCGCAGCGGGCGTCTacacctcgtcgatcctTGTGCCTCTTTGCgcgacgctgctcgaagcgTTTGGCGCGTTGGATCAACTTGCCAACTACGTCAGCATCAACGGGCGCAACTTCTATGGCTACAACGATGATCAGCATGCCAAACACGGCAGCATAAAGCTTCGCAAGGTGCGCAGCCGATCATCGATTtcgccagcagctgcaaccGTTCCTGCAGTCTATGTCCATCCCGAGTTCCGAGAGGTGCCAGATTCAGATGCATCCAAGGTGCAAGTAGTGCCTTTCTGGGCGGGCAAGTGTCTCGGCTGGGAGATCGTCCGTTCGTGA